A section of the Nitrospirota bacterium genome encodes:
- the aroC gene encoding chorismate synthase has translation MGAIRYITAGESHGKALVGILEGIPSGLSLSEEDIDNDLRRRQGGYGRGGRMKIESDHAEIISGVRWGNTIGSPVALIITNRDYKNWGEGMSVHARAAGSIPAVSRPRPGHADLPGAIKYDHHDIRNVLERSSARETAMRVALGAVAKRFLAEFNITVGSYIVQIGAVRIPESGRISQSPQQKQLLQAFKRAEKSPVRCPDERVSQKMVRLIDKAVKEGNSLGGIFEVFVTNVPIGLGSHIQWDTRLDGRLAQALMGIQAIKGVETGLGFLMSGRFGSEVMDEIFYQGKAAGRGEKIRHAGNRSKEPEISGNGFSRKTNFSGGIEGGMTNGLPVIVRAAMKPIPTQRKPLQSVDIFTKKRVEAAYERSDICAVPAAGVIGEAVVALTIADVFLQKFGGDSMTEVKRNYQSYVKYMQAF, from the coding sequence ATGGGAGCCATTCGCTACATAACTGCCGGTGAGTCTCATGGAAAAGCTCTGGTCGGCATTCTTGAGGGGATTCCATCCGGTCTTTCCCTGTCTGAGGAGGATATTGATAACGACCTGAGAAGAAGGCAGGGCGGATATGGGCGGGGCGGGAGAATGAAGATAGAATCCGACCATGCCGAGATCATCTCAGGGGTCAGGTGGGGGAATACCATCGGTTCCCCGGTGGCGCTTATTATCACGAACAGGGACTATAAAAACTGGGGGGAAGGGATGTCTGTGCATGCCCGGGCAGCAGGGTCTATCCCTGCTGTTTCCAGACCGAGGCCCGGACATGCAGATCTTCCCGGTGCAATCAAATATGACCATCATGACATACGCAATGTCCTCGAACGCTCAAGTGCGAGGGAAACAGCCATGCGGGTCGCACTGGGGGCCGTGGCAAAGCGTTTTCTGGCAGAATTCAACATCACCGTCGGCAGTTATATCGTGCAGATAGGAGCAGTGAGGATCCCTGAGTCAGGGCGTATCAGTCAAAGCCCGCAGCAGAAACAGCTTCTGCAGGCATTCAAAAGGGCTGAGAAATCGCCTGTCAGATGCCCTGATGAAAGGGTTTCTCAGAAGATGGTCAGGCTGATAGACAAGGCGGTAAAGGAGGGGAACTCCCTTGGCGGGATATTCGAGGTTTTTGTAACTAATGTGCCGATAGGCCTTGGAAGCCATATCCAATGGGATACACGGCTTGACGGAAGGCTCGCACAGGCATTGATGGGCATACAGGCGATTAAGGGAGTCGAAACCGGGCTTGGTTTCCTGATGAGCGGCAGGTTCGGATCAGAGGTAATGGATGAGATATTTTATCAAGGCAAGGCCGCAGGGCGCGGAGAAAAGATCCGTCACGCAGGAAACCGCTCCAAAGAACCGGAAATCAGCGGCAACGGATTTTCCAGGAAGACCAATTTCTCCGGCGGTATCGAGGGAGGCATGACAAACGGTTTGCCGGTAATTGTGCGCGCGGCAATGAAACCGATCCCGACACAGAGAAAACCGCTTCAGTCAGTGGATATCTTTACCAAGAAAAGGGTTGAGGCGGCGTACGAACGGTCCGATATCTGTGCGGTACCTGCGGCAGGGGTTATCGGGGAAGCAGTGGTTGCACTGACGATTGCAGATGTGTTTCTCCAGAAGTTCGGCGGCGACTCCATGACCGAGGTAAAGAGAAACTATCAGTCATACGTGAAATATATGCAGGCTTTCTGA
- a CDS encoding prepilin-type N-terminal cleavage/methylation domain-containing protein, with translation MRFSVRNLPDLSRGARCRTRNNHGRQEGFTLLEVLIALAIVSGLLVTLIYTINYQIGIVERQETVTIGTLLGKHKLKDLEKNPQSVAGNFDPPYDKYAFATFVKESPYAGISEIIVVITSGKEKITLNAFIPQ, from the coding sequence GTGAGATTTTCGGTGCGGAACCTGCCTGATCTGTCCCGGGGCGCTCGCTGCAGGACGCGGAATAATCACGGCCGGCAGGAAGGTTTTACCCTCCTTGAGGTGCTCATTGCGCTTGCAATCGTGAGCGGGCTTCTTGTCACACTCATTTACACCATAAACTATCAGATAGGAATTGTCGAAAGGCAGGAGACTGTCACGATCGGGACTCTCCTTGGCAAGCACAAACTGAAAGATCTCGAGAAAAACCCCCAGAGTGTGGCGGGAAACTTCGATCCGCCTTATGACAAGTATGCATTTGCGACGTTTGTGAAGGAGTCGCCCTATGCGGGAATCTCGGAGATCATTGTGGTGATCACATCAGGCAAAGAAAAGATAACACTGAATGCGTTTATTCCTCAATAA
- the aspS gene encoding aspartate--tRNA ligase, producing MVRDKGCGEILESDIGKNLSLCGWVFRRRDHGGLIFIDLRDRSGVLQIVFSPDVSGAAHEHAHDLRSEYVLSVSGEIRKRPEGTENPGMTTGMVELYVNSLSVLNESAPLPFSVEDAADASDMLRLKHRYLDLRRPEMQRNFIIRHKVTKIVRDYLDERGFLEIETPMLTKSTPEGARDYLVPSRLNPGNFYALPQSPQIFKQILMAAGLEKYFQIVKCFRDEDLRADRQPEFTQIDLEMSFVDIEDVTGIIEGMMQTLFRSILDQELAIPFAHLSYRESVERFGNDKPDLRFGLELSDMADLAEKGTFKVFLDAVRSGGRVKGINGPGMASLSRKEIDMLTEEAQSFGAKGLAWIKVKNGFESPIVKFFPDEILRQMAERLQAGEGDLMLFVADKEKVVHDVLGRMRLELGKRLNLVEPGYRFAWITDFPLLEWNDEEERFEAMHHPFTSPMDEDIEKMLSGNTEDKGILASLHAKAYDIVLNGYEIGGGSIRIHRRDLQRKMFDILRISGEEARMKFGFLLDALEFGAPPHGGIALGLDRLVMIMVGASSIRDVIAFPKTQKAFCLMSGTPSPVEQKQLRELHIRTDIPEA from the coding sequence ATGGTTCGCGATAAAGGGTGTGGGGAGATACTGGAATCTGACATTGGCAAAAATCTGAGTCTCTGCGGATGGGTATTCAGACGGAGAGACCATGGCGGCCTCATATTTATAGACCTGAGGGACAGGAGCGGGGTCCTCCAGATCGTATTCAGCCCCGACGTTTCCGGAGCAGCGCATGAACATGCCCATGACCTGCGGAGCGAATATGTGCTCTCTGTGTCTGGAGAAATAAGAAAACGGCCTGAGGGGACGGAAAACCCCGGCATGACGACCGGGATGGTTGAGCTGTATGTGAACAGTCTGTCAGTCCTGAATGAATCTGCGCCCCTGCCTTTCAGCGTGGAAGACGCTGCAGATGCCTCGGACATGCTGCGGCTGAAGCACCGGTACCTGGACCTGCGGAGACCTGAAATGCAGCGTAATTTCATTATCAGGCACAAAGTCACAAAGATTGTAAGGGATTACCTCGACGAGAGGGGTTTTCTTGAAATCGAAACGCCCATGCTTACCAAGTCAACCCCTGAAGGGGCAAGAGATTATCTTGTGCCAAGCCGCCTGAACCCGGGAAATTTCTACGCGCTGCCTCAGTCACCGCAAATATTCAAACAGATCCTGATGGCTGCCGGCCTCGAAAAATACTTCCAGATCGTGAAGTGTTTCAGGGATGAAGACCTCAGGGCAGACAGGCAGCCCGAGTTCACCCAGATAGATCTTGAAATGTCTTTTGTGGACATCGAGGATGTGACAGGGATTATTGAGGGCATGATGCAGACGCTCTTCAGGAGCATTCTTGATCAGGAACTCGCCATCCCGTTTGCGCATCTCAGCTACAGGGAATCTGTGGAAAGATTCGGGAATGACAAGCCTGACCTCCGGTTCGGCCTTGAACTCAGTGACATGGCAGACCTTGCGGAAAAAGGAACGTTCAAGGTCTTTCTCGACGCTGTCAGGTCAGGAGGAAGGGTTAAGGGGATAAACGGGCCGGGAATGGCATCCCTGTCAAGAAAAGAGATCGACATGCTGACCGAGGAGGCCCAGTCTTTCGGCGCTAAAGGGCTTGCGTGGATAAAGGTAAAAAACGGGTTCGAGTCTCCCATTGTGAAATTCTTTCCGGATGAGATTCTCCGGCAGATGGCAGAACGGCTTCAGGCAGGCGAAGGAGATCTTATGCTTTTTGTCGCAGATAAAGAGAAGGTTGTGCATGACGTCCTGGGCAGGATGAGGCTTGAGCTCGGGAAAAGGCTGAACCTCGTAGAGCCCGGCTACAGATTTGCATGGATTACCGATTTCCCTCTCCTCGAATGGAATGATGAGGAAGAGAGGTTCGAGGCGATGCACCACCCGTTCACCTCGCCGATGGATGAGGATATTGAAAAGATGCTGTCGGGCAATACGGAGGATAAGGGGATTCTCGCCTCTCTCCATGCAAAAGCCTATGACATTGTCCTGAATGGTTACGAGATCGGCGGTGGCAGCATCCGTATCCACCGTCGTGACCTGCAGAGGAAGATGTTCGATATCCTGAGAATCTCCGGGGAAGAGGCGCGGATGAAATTCGGGTTCCTGCTCGATGCGCTTGAATTCGGGGCACCTCCGCACGGAGGGATAGCGCTTGGCCTGGACAGGCTTGTCATGATTATGGTCGGGGCTTCCTCAATACGGGATGTTATCGCATTCCCGAAAACACAGAAGGCATTCTGCCTCATGAGCGGCACCCCGTCGCCTGTGGAACAGAAACAACTCAGAGAGCTCCATATCAGGACAGACATTCCGGAGGCATAA
- a CDS encoding HEAT repeat domain-containing protein — translation MRSIATQIMLTVVLVFMTQAQCYAIPDIPKEKIPEDLAPEVKKQIELLYSQSPAERKNAAVRLGDMGAKAVPAIPYLAAMLGDEASVIIRADDTILGSTSPSREAMIALSKIGRPSAGPLAAALKAKSITVRRNAAEALGMIRENGVVDALVGALKDEDAEVRYKAVMSLEEIRDARVLEPLSKLLKDRKSKIQLAVLRALETIIYSQKDPRSTDYLIAASQSKEPVIRRMAVKALEGKSDNRAVDILIDALLDEDSTVRINAAAALGAVNDERIIEPLISALGDGDRNVRDSAAKTLLRTGAPAVKGLILALKDDDISIRQAAARILGEINDTRAVVPLIESLKDESWAVRAEAAKALGNTSDSHAVEPLIDSLKDKNAHVRGNATKALERIGGPGVERLIFMLKDGDIHVRSATAIILGSIKDSRAVVPLIEALRDESWVVRSEAAKALGKIKDPRAIEPLRDAMNDRDNYVRDIAAGAYESIRSQ, via the coding sequence ATGAGAAGCATAGCCACACAAATAATGCTGACGGTCGTGCTTGTGTTCATGACGCAAGCTCAGTGTTATGCCATACCAGATATCCCGAAAGAAAAAATTCCTGAAGACCTGGCCCCTGAAGTGAAAAAACAGATCGAACTGCTGTATTCCCAGTCTCCTGCAGAGAGAAAGAACGCAGCCGTGAGACTCGGGGATATGGGAGCGAAGGCGGTTCCCGCTATCCCGTACCTTGCCGCCATGCTTGGAGATGAGGCATCCGTGATCATCCGCGCAGATGATACGATACTGGGGTCAACCTCGCCCTCCCGCGAGGCCATGATCGCCCTTAGCAAGATAGGCAGGCCTTCCGCAGGACCTCTTGCTGCTGCGCTGAAAGCGAAAAGCATCACTGTCAGAAGAAATGCGGCTGAAGCACTCGGGATGATTCGGGAGAATGGTGTCGTGGACGCGCTGGTCGGCGCCTTGAAGGATGAGGATGCCGAGGTCCGTTACAAAGCGGTAATGTCTCTGGAAGAAATCAGGGACGCACGTGTACTGGAGCCGCTGAGTAAATTGCTGAAGGACAGGAAGTCAAAGATTCAGCTGGCGGTGCTTCGTGCCCTTGAAACGATAATATACAGCCAGAAAGACCCCCGGTCGACGGACTATTTGATTGCCGCATCACAGAGCAAAGAGCCGGTGATCAGAAGGATGGCGGTGAAGGCGCTTGAAGGAAAGTCTGACAACAGGGCAGTCGACATCCTTATTGATGCGCTTCTGGATGAAGACAGCACGGTGAGGATAAACGCGGCTGCGGCGTTGGGAGCGGTAAACGATGAACGTATTATAGAACCCCTGATCTCTGCCCTGGGAGACGGTGACAGGAATGTGCGTGACAGCGCGGCAAAGACATTGCTCAGAACAGGCGCTCCTGCGGTGAAAGGCCTTATCCTGGCACTGAAGGACGACGATATTTCCATCAGGCAGGCAGCAGCGAGAATACTCGGAGAAATCAATGATACCCGGGCGGTTGTACCGCTCATCGAGTCACTGAAGGATGAATCCTGGGCTGTACGTGCAGAAGCTGCAAAAGCCCTCGGAAATACAAGTGATTCTCATGCGGTTGAGCCCCTGATCGATTCCCTGAAAGATAAAAATGCCCATGTGCGTGGAAATGCCACGAAGGCGCTCGAACGTATCGGGGGACCGGGCGTGGAGCGGCTGATTTTTATGCTGAAGGATGGCGATATCCATGTCAGGTCGGCTACCGCAATAATCCTGGGATCAATAAAGGACAGCCGCGCAGTTGTCCCGCTCATAGAAGCACTCAGGGACGAATCATGGGTAGTGCGATCGGAAGCCGCGAAAGCCCTCGGAAAAATAAAAGACCCCCGCGCGATTGAACCCCTGCGTGATGCAATGAATGACCGTGACAACTATGTGCGTGATATTGCGGCTGGTGCATATGAGAGCATCAGAAGCCAGTAG
- a CDS encoding prepilin-type N-terminal cleavage/methylation domain-containing protein: MRLFLNNTVPIHLPTRREHKGGDGFTLLEILVAVAILSIVLAAIYSTFFLSHRALEGMDESLVRLQESRNAVDILRRELDAACFSGKDSGTFLQLRDRDFHGKQTAHLDFTSFSVLRPGLSRISYYVEERDGRLTLMKKVEAPNNRDEVEGVDIIEGLEAFTVEAKFNNTWVKTWDTELNQGVPEEIRISLAVMVKGRTITLSDMSRPMYGGAL, translated from the coding sequence ATGCGTTTATTCCTCAATAACACTGTCCCCATACACCTGCCCACCAGGAGGGAACATAAGGGAGGGGATGGATTTACCCTTCTGGAAATTCTTGTTGCGGTTGCGATTCTCTCGATTGTGCTTGCTGCCATCTACAGCACTTTTTTCCTGAGTCACAGGGCGCTGGAGGGCATGGATGAGTCCCTTGTCAGACTCCAGGAGTCAAGAAATGCGGTTGATATCTTACGCCGCGAGCTTGATGCTGCATGTTTCAGCGGAAAAGATTCCGGTACATTCCTGCAATTGCGTGACAGGGACTTTCACGGAAAACAGACTGCGCACCTCGATTTTACGTCTTTCTCCGTATTGCGTCCGGGCCTTTCCCGGATTTCATATTATGTTGAAGAGAGAGACGGCAGGCTGACCCTCATGAAAAAGGTCGAGGCCCCGAACAACAGGGATGAGGTGGAAGGAGTTGATATCATCGAAGGACTCGAGGCATTTACGGTCGAGGCAAAATTCAATAATACGTGGGTGAAGACATGGGACACTGAACTGAATCAGGGAGTTCCCGAAGAAATCAGGATCAGCCTGGCAGTGATGGTTAAGGGAAGAACGATCACACTTTCGGACATGTCCAGGCCGATGTACGGGGGGGCACTCTGA
- a CDS encoding S8 family serine peptidase, producing the protein MWKQALLGLLILAFLACGGDSPGRHARSVYKQGEVLVKFRTGVREMQKSGVHDALGAKAVRTLGLEGLERIMIPEGMPVEEAVEMYRAHPAVEYAEPNFIVRAAILPDDTRFSELWGMHNTGQAVNGTFGTSDADIDGPEAWEVVRDASSVTVAVIDTGVDGNHPDLSGNLAAGYDFINNDADPDDQNGHGTHVAGILGAVGNNARGVTGVNWRVKIMPLKVLDQDGEGTIADVIEAIVFAASNNARIVNMSLSGPDYSQSLYNVIALYPGILFVAAAGNGGEDGIGDNEDVTPGYPAGFNLPNVLSVAASDQNDNLALFSNYGRASVDVAAPGENILSTIPSFATGVTYSGFYRVAYLAFGFEGINGSASRNAVMQAVLDFHAIVPGDQILLVDDDGGKSYENYFAQSLQALGHAFDKYSVPAGSSGPAAGQLMQYRLVIWFTGDQYSSTLTLNDQTHLSSFLDNGGRLFITGQDIGYDIGTSSFYQNYLHALYITDDANGDVFTGMNVFSGIAAGVPLNYGDGARNQRFIDAVQPFGSVEAFRISYHDAYQFFSGTSMSTPIVGGIAALVAAVYSDFNADQIKGTILNTVDQKPSLLNRILTGGRVNAYSAVTSLLPPAALNAQVLSNTGVALDWTDNATGEDGFRIERKEAGGQFLEIASVTKNQTSYTDAGLVSGKTYTYRVRAFNALASSGYSNEASATLPGGGQGNGNGGGGGRGGGGGGGGCSIGRTANCPTSAADAAVLMVPVAVVWVLRRMRRY; encoded by the coding sequence ATGTGGAAACAGGCGCTTCTTGGGCTGCTTATACTCGCTTTTCTGGCATGCGGAGGTGACAGCCCCGGCAGACATGCCCGTTCTGTATATAAGCAGGGAGAGGTACTCGTAAAATTCAGGACAGGTGTACGGGAAATGCAGAAATCCGGCGTGCACGATGCACTGGGAGCAAAAGCAGTCAGGACACTGGGACTGGAAGGGCTTGAGAGAATCATGATACCGGAAGGCATGCCGGTTGAGGAAGCAGTTGAAATGTACAGAGCACACCCCGCGGTTGAATATGCAGAACCAAACTTCATCGTCAGGGCGGCGATCCTGCCTGATGACACGAGGTTCAGTGAGCTGTGGGGCATGCATAATACCGGGCAGGCAGTCAATGGAACATTCGGGACTTCCGATGCGGATATCGACGGCCCCGAGGCCTGGGAGGTAGTGCGGGATGCATCTTCTGTTACGGTAGCGGTTATCGATACCGGTGTGGACGGAAATCACCCGGATCTGTCGGGAAATCTGGCAGCAGGCTATGATTTTATCAATAATGATGCGGATCCGGACGACCAGAACGGACACGGAACGCATGTGGCGGGTATTCTTGGCGCAGTCGGAAACAACGCACGGGGGGTAACCGGCGTGAACTGGCGGGTGAAGATAATGCCGCTGAAAGTGCTCGATCAGGACGGAGAAGGCACGATCGCTGATGTTATTGAAGCAATAGTCTTTGCCGCATCCAATAACGCGCGGATTGTGAACATGAGCCTGAGTGGCCCTGACTATTCGCAGTCGCTCTATAATGTAATTGCGTTGTATCCGGGCATCCTTTTTGTTGCGGCCGCAGGGAATGGAGGCGAGGACGGGATCGGCGACAATGAGGATGTGACTCCCGGATATCCTGCCGGGTTCAATCTTCCCAATGTCCTTTCTGTTGCAGCATCGGACCAGAATGATAACCTTGCGCTCTTTTCCAACTACGGCCGCGCGTCTGTCGATGTGGCAGCGCCGGGAGAGAACATCCTGAGCACCATACCATCTTTTGCCACAGGGGTAACATACAGCGGGTTCTACAGGGTTGCATATCTGGCGTTCGGCTTTGAAGGGATCAACGGCTCGGCTTCACGAAATGCGGTCATGCAGGCGGTCCTGGATTTTCATGCCATTGTCCCGGGAGATCAGATACTCCTGGTTGATGATGACGGGGGGAAGTCGTATGAGAATTACTTTGCCCAGTCTCTTCAGGCCCTCGGACATGCGTTTGACAAATATTCAGTCCCTGCAGGGAGCAGTGGTCCCGCAGCAGGCCAGTTAATGCAGTACAGGCTTGTCATCTGGTTCACGGGGGATCAGTACAGCAGCACCCTCACGCTCAACGACCAGACACACCTCTCGTCTTTTCTCGATAATGGAGGCCGGCTTTTCATAACCGGTCAGGATATCGGATATGATATCGGAACGAGCAGCTTTTACCAGAATTATCTGCATGCCCTGTATATTACCGATGATGCAAACGGCGATGTGTTCACCGGCATGAACGTCTTCAGTGGTATTGCCGCCGGCGTCCCGCTGAACTACGGAGACGGTGCAAGGAATCAGAGATTCATAGACGCGGTACAGCCTTTCGGGAGCGTTGAGGCATTCCGTATCAGTTACCATGATGCCTACCAGTTTTTCAGCGGAACCTCAATGTCAACTCCCATTGTCGGAGGGATAGCAGCTCTTGTTGCTGCCGTGTACAGCGATTTCAATGCCGACCAGATAAAGGGCACGATTCTCAATACGGTCGATCAGAAACCTTCTCTGCTGAACAGGATTCTGACCGGGGGCAGGGTGAATGCATACAGCGCCGTCACCTCGCTGTTGCCGCCAGCAGCGCTGAATGCACAGGTGCTGTCAAATACGGGGGTAGCACTTGACTGGACGGATAATGCCACAGGAGAGGACGGATTCAGGATTGAACGGAAAGAGGCAGGCGGCCAGTTCCTTGAGATCGCATCTGTGACAAAAAATCAGACTTCGTATACGGATGCCGGGCTTGTATCAGGGAAGACCTATACCTACCGGGTAAGGGCATTCAATGCACTTGCCTCTTCAGGGTATTCAAATGAGGCCTCTGCGACCCTCCCCGGAGGCGGCCAGGGCAATGGCAATGGAGGCGGTGGCGGTAGAGGAGGAGGTGGTGGAGGGGGTGGCTGTTCAATTGGCAGGACTGCCAACTGTCCGACGTCTGCTGCCGATGCCGCTGTCCTAATGGTGCCTGTTGCGGTTGTTTGGGTACTAAGGAGGATGAGAAGATATTAA
- a CDS encoding prepilin-type N-terminal cleavage/methylation domain-containing protein, giving the protein MQTSRTGICNRKNYFPCACKGVTLLELIIALFLVSLVTAVVLPSFGLIGENRLKSEAREIASILRYLNDSAMSRKETFLAKFDLDENTVYWNGPDGEKKRKFDDMTGVMTPSRGTVSRGELILFFDPFGVREDLSVDMRRGETNMTITLHHLSGRVKIVQAEK; this is encoded by the coding sequence ATGCAGACATCAAGAACTGGGATATGCAATAGAAAAAATTATTTTCCCTGTGCCTGCAAAGGGGTTACACTTCTCGAGCTGATCATTGCACTTTTTCTTGTCTCTCTTGTTACTGCGGTTGTTCTTCCGTCTTTCGGGCTGATCGGGGAAAACAGGCTTAAATCCGAGGCGCGGGAGATAGCCTCGATCCTGAGATATCTGAATGACAGCGCAATGTCAAGGAAAGAAACGTTCCTGGCCAAATTCGATCTTGATGAGAATACGGTTTACTGGAATGGCCCTGACGGAGAAAAAAAGAGAAAGTTCGATGATATGACCGGAGTGATGACACCATCAAGGGGAACGGTTTCCAGGGGGGAACTGATTCTCTTCTTCGATCCGTTTGGCGTCAGGGAGGATCTGAGCGTCGATATGCGCAGGGGCGAAACGAACATGACAATCACCCTTCACCACCTGAGCGGAAGGGTGAAGATCGTGCAGGCAGAGAAGTGA
- a CDS encoding CPBP family intramembrane glutamic endopeptidase, producing the protein MNTKTLSGYLAVLCLSFLLRIIGPSDSFSHSLLPVLMMAFPVIVGHRVKFRLSVKDSAAGLLVSAAILIPYYMLFGSDLKVLTGHSLLFQLIGIALPEEFFFRGFLQDSLGRNLQAILVTSLLFSVAHLPKAMFLGEWTALLSFFPSLVMGWLYMKTDNILPGTIFHLLANIVYGAASH; encoded by the coding sequence ATGAATACCAAAACCCTATCGGGCTATCTTGCAGTTCTTTGCCTGTCATTTCTCCTCAGGATCATCGGACCATCAGACAGTTTTTCCCACAGCCTGCTGCCCGTCCTGATGATGGCATTTCCTGTTATCGTCGGCCACCGGGTGAAATTCAGACTCTCGGTAAAAGATTCCGCTGCGGGCCTCCTCGTCTCCGCTGCGATCCTGATTCCCTATTACATGCTCTTTGGAAGTGATCTGAAGGTGCTGACCGGGCATTCCCTCCTTTTTCAGCTCATCGGGATAGCCCTGCCGGAGGAGTTCTTTTTCCGGGGGTTTCTTCAGGATTCGCTCGGCAGGAACCTGCAGGCAATTCTTGTCACCAGCCTGCTTTTTTCTGTTGCCCACCTGCCGAAGGCTATGTTCCTCGGTGAATGGACGGCTCTGCTCAGTTTTTTCCCGTCACTGGTAATGGGATGGCTGTATATGAAAACGGACAATATACTTCCGGGGACTATATTTCATCTGCTGGCAAATATTGTCTATGGCGCTGCTTCACACTGA
- the gspN gene encoding type II secretion system protein GspN gives MMSPAKKTAIALASVPIMLWCLWMAFPASAIQSVMEDSAAEHLLDLEISGLEKGLFCNFRVEHIRISKSARELISLHNIEARIHPLLLFLMQLSVSYEGTVGNGTVSGDIFRAGREFRASLALKDADMRSIRLLGSFGIRGEGTVSGTFSTEGSEARADFAVKEAGFRPAEFSGVLVPLNFFSNIQGSLHITGNMIKIESVSLEGRDIYARIKGVVNTGVADLTMELMPDRSFLENPLVSMNLDRYRVSPGYYIIPIKGHIPV, from the coding sequence ATGATGTCCCCTGCGAAAAAAACCGCGATAGCGCTGGCTTCTGTCCCGATCATGCTCTGGTGCCTGTGGATGGCTTTTCCTGCCAGTGCGATACAGTCTGTCATGGAAGATTCAGCGGCAGAACATCTTCTCGATCTGGAGATCAGCGGGCTTGAGAAGGGACTGTTCTGCAATTTTCGTGTGGAACACATCCGAATAAGCAAATCTGCCAGGGAACTCATTTCATTACATAACATTGAGGCACGCATCCACCCCCTGCTCCTCTTCCTGATGCAGTTAAGTGTTTCATATGAAGGGACTGTCGGCAACGGCACGGTATCCGGAGACATATTCCGCGCCGGCCGGGAGTTCAGGGCGAGCCTTGCACTGAAAGATGCAGACATGCGCAGCATCCGGCTTCTCGGTTCTTTCGGGATTCGGGGTGAAGGCACTGTTTCAGGGACTTTTTCCACGGAAGGCAGTGAAGCGCGTGCTGACTTTGCGGTGAAGGAAGCAGGCTTCAGGCCGGCGGAATTCAGCGGAGTACTGGTCCCGCTGAATTTTTTCAGCAACATACAGGGTTCTTTGCATATTACGGGAAATATGATAAAAATCGAATCTGTCTCACTGGAAGGCAGGGACATTTACGCACGGATCAAGGGAGTGGTGAACACGGGGGTTGCAGATCTCACAATGGAATTGATGCCTGACAGGTCTTTTCTTGAAAATCCTCTTGTCAGTATGAATCTCGACCGGTACCGGGTTTCTCCGGGATATTATATAATCCCGATAAAGGGCCATATCCCTGTATAA
- the gspK gene encoding type II secretion system minor pseudopilin GspK — protein sequence MYSCGDQKGIALVVTLLALVLITAMVVEFSYGVYTGTVNLYNWSDSQRLSLMARSGIHVSAKMLSDTLSGKPYSYPGSMEFPVQNPFEDFEGSISVRLEDENAKFNLNAIIYRIGDVNPAAFQAFQRLLMILSLDTKIADRVREWIDPDEFAEISGLEEGAKNAAFASVDELLLVRGISREDYDKLFPYITVYGTRDNLEININGADAAVLMSLSESLDEGEAKKIMTHRDFSPFENIGQVNSVATFQTASGISLIYKGKIFSIQSSAESGGVKRIIETVFDTEKVRVEYWKEY from the coding sequence ATGTATTCCTGTGGTGACCAGAAAGGCATAGCCCTTGTGGTAACCCTCCTTGCACTCGTCCTGATCACGGCCATGGTAGTCGAATTTTCCTATGGAGTGTATACCGGAACGGTCAATCTGTATAACTGGAGCGATTCACAACGGCTGTCCCTCATGGCCAGATCCGGCATACATGTGTCTGCAAAGATGTTATCGGATACCTTGAGCGGGAAACCCTATTCGTATCCCGGTTCCATGGAATTCCCCGTGCAAAACCCGTTTGAAGATTTTGAGGGGAGCATATCGGTGCGGCTGGAGGATGAGAATGCGAAGTTCAACCTCAATGCTATCATATATAGGATCGGGGACGTGAACCCTGCTGCATTCCAGGCGTTTCAGAGACTTCTCATGATACTCTCCCTGGACACAAAAATCGCGGACAGGGTGAGGGAATGGATCGATCCCGATGAATTTGCGGAGATTTCCGGATTGGAAGAAGGCGCTAAAAACGCTGCTTTTGCAAGTGTCGATGAACTGCTGCTGGTTCGTGGAATAAGCAGGGAAGATTATGATAAATTATTTCCGTATATCACAGTGTATGGTACGAGAGACAATCTGGAGATAAATATCAACGGCGCTGATGCTGCTGTGCTGATGAGCCTGTCTGAATCGTTGGATGAGGGGGAAGCGAAGAAAATCATGACACACAGGGATTTCAGTCCATTTGAGAATATCGGACAGGTGAACAGTGTTGCGACGTTTCAGACCGCTTCAGGGATATCTCTCATTTATAAGGGGAAAATTTTTTCGATACAATCTTCTGCAGAGTCCGGCGGAGTGAAACGGATCATCGAGACCGTCTTTGATACGGAAAAAGTCAGAGTCGAATACTGGAAGGAATATTAA